The following are from one region of the Magallana gigas chromosome 6, xbMagGiga1.1, whole genome shotgun sequence genome:
- the LOC105317827 gene encoding uncharacterized protein, with the protein MRSNLRRDPSLQKDGCGVETEMTKRKRPVKSNGHEEEKIGRIVWAQVKGVPRTMMWPVRLEGVENGGKYTVFCNADQAILTATKVESFSEIKKWQEKGIQVLKKRKHTLESFLDDVTWATSTDCFSSSAVGSPTTCDTSAVVIESVFDDMSWATPSGRSETVVTPGSIACTMVAHSPKTDVGQITKTPCDTSAEVIESSLDDIRRTTSSGSETVVTPGTMTCIAVTHPPRSDVDQLAATTCDTSAVVIESVFDDMSWATPSGRSETAVTPGSIACTMVAHSPKSDVGQMTKTPCDTSAEVIESSLDDMRRTTSGSETVVTPGTMTCIAVTHPPRSDVDQLAATTCDTSAVVIESVFDDMSWATPSGRSETVVTPGSIACTMVAHSPKTDVGQMTKTPCDTSAEVIESSLDDMRRTTSGSETVVTPGTMTCIAVTHPPRSDVDQLAATTCDTSAVVIESVFDDMSWATPSGRSETVVTPGSIACTMVAHSPKTDVGQMTKTPCDTSAEVIESSLDDMRRTTSGSETVVTPGTMTCIAVTPPRSDVDQLAATTCDTSAVVIESVFDDMSWATPSGRSETVVIPGSIACTMVAHSPKSDVGQMTKTPCDTSAEVIESSLDDMRRTTSGSETVVTPGTMTCIAVTHPPRSDVDQLAATTCDTSAVVIESVFDDMSWATPSGRSETVVTPGSIACTMVAHSPKTDVGQMTKTPCDTSAEVIESSLDDMRRTTSGSETVVTPGTMTCIAVTHPPRSDVDQLAATTCDTSAVVIESVFDDMSWATPSGRSETVVTPGSIACTMVAHSPKTDVGQMTKTPVYINIFISIIEVIESSLDDMRRTTSGSETVVTPGTMTCIAVTHPPRSDVYQLAATTCDTSAVVIESVFDDMSWATPSGRSETVVTPGSIACTMVAHSPKSDVGPMKTTMCDTSDAEFSNDLLDFSSGSEYIPEDDELDESDPEASESSPIEKKRKPLQYSEGKTGGKNQCQKERILKELAENDEVISDSNSDISVEYPDFSALNKPSLLPVPLLNDEFSSADDSNVPLEDQNIDPETVAYDEKFPKIYVKLVRKSQTTKLGKKKKTERVYDSHYPCIFCGKMQTNFSHHLMSSLHMNEAEVQAIPKVNSTMTKEEKQKTVKERKTKFELLRLRGIHKHNTNVISEGKGEIILARRSTEREFDLNAVGPCPRCFAWHQLKNLKRHQKLCPKYDADESYSSQTSLNIQSKTLVGRISDQASKLVVTEVFTIMQPDHVSQVAQTDPLIISLGNQLMDRNRGNRVMRKYYTSQGMRLSAKLLIALKETTGHDEDLNYFLQPSQFVNVAEAALKCSNQDSIDEEDLSSPSNAIKLGYDIKSLASSKLASAIIHADEKRQKEAENFLQLMKMQWTVKVTKLARMVLQERQYNKPKSLPTPEDIKKITEFMKTEICNLDLTDISYANYKKVAVLTLARITLYNRRRCHEVQAIRLKAYNQRKTGQDDVQAQLMKELTSFEAHLLMTQEVVEIRGKVGRCVPVILPLETRQALSFIASKIVRKACSIPVESPYLFGSKTGGVFRAYDAISTVAQEAGLSSPSLIRTSNMRKYMATMVQALDTSEAERSWIIQHLGHNMDVHLHHYRQTSDVLERTEVAKILLIQDFGIVPHYVGRKLSDIQLDDIISTGESTSDVGSQVKPAFEQQQDDDSVIPEYNGNPMNSDDEDGFSKPKKTERKRWSKEEEDELKKLFKANFEKDYCPKQLEIEKIMKKSREKGGLIHLRPRDNIKKKVSGMLVKMRKKKDG; encoded by the exons aaatgacaaaaagaaaaagaccaGTTAAAAGTAATGGacatgaagaagaaaaaataggAAGGATTGTGTGGGCCCAGGTAAAAGGTGTCCCCAGAACAATGATGTGGCCTGTAAGGCTTGAAGGGGTGGAGAATGGAGGCAAATATACAGTGTTTTGCAATGCTGACCAAGCTAT TTTGACTGCAACAAAAGTGGAAtcattttcagaaataaaaaaatggcAGGAGAAAGGCATAC aGGTGCTCAAGAAGAGAAAACACACTTTGGAAAGTTTTCTTGATGATGTAACTTGGGCTACATCAACAGATTGCTTCAGCTCATCAGCAGTTGGTTCTCCAACCACCTGCGATACATCTGCAG TGGTCATTGAAAGTGTTTTTGATGACATGAGTTGGGCGACACCATCTGGCCGTTCAGAAACAGTAGTTACTCCAGGATCTATTGCATGCACTATGGTTGCCCACTCTCCCAAGACAGATGTAGGTCAGATAACAAAGACCCCGTGTGATACATCTGCAG AGGTCATTGAAAGTTCTCTTGATGACATAAGAAGGACAACATCATCTGGTTCAGAAACGGTAGTTACTCCAGGAACTATGACATGCATTGCAGTTACCCACCCTCCCAGGTCAGATGTAGATCAATTGGCAGCAACCACGTGTGATACATCTGCag TGGTCATTGAAAGTGTTTTTGATGACATGAGTTGGGCGACACCATCTGGCCGTTCAGAAACAGCAGTTACTCCAGGATCTATTGCATGCACTATGGTTGCCCACTCTCCCAAGTCGGATGTAGGTCAGATGACAAAGACCCCGTGTGATACATCTGCAG AGGTCATTGAAAGTTCTCTTGATGACATGAGAAGGACAACATCTGGTTCAGAAACGGTAGTTACTCCAGGAACTATGACATGCATTGCAGTTACCCACCCTCCCAGGTCAGATGTAGATCAATTGGCAGCAACCACGTGTGATACATCtgcag TGGTCATTGAAAGTGTTTTTGATGACATGAGTTGGGCGACACCATCTGGCCGTTCAGAAACAGTAGTTACTCCAGGATCTATTGCATGCACTATGGTTGCCCACTCTCCCAAGACAGATGTAGGTCAGATGACAAAGACCCCGTGTGATACATCTGCAG AGGTCATTGAAAGTTCTCTTGATGACATGAGAAGGACAACATCTGGTTCAGAAACGGTAGTTACTCCAGGAACTATGACATGCATTGCAGTTACCCACCCTCCCAGGTCAGATGTAGATCAATTGGCAGCAACCACGTGTGATACATCtgcag TGGTCATTGAAAGTGTTTTTGATGACATGAGTTGGGCGACACCATCTGGCCGTTCAGAAACGGTAGTTACTCCAGGATCTATTGCATGCACTATGGTTGCCCACTCTCCCAAGACAGATGTAGGTCAGATGACAAAGACCCCGTGTGATACATCTGCAG AGGTCATTGAAAGTTCTCTTGATGACATGAGAAGGACAACATCTGGTTCAGAAACGGTAGTTACTCCAGGAACTATGACATGCATTGCAGTTACCCCTCCCAGGTCAGATGTAGATCAATTGGCAGCAACCACGTGTGATACATCtgcag TGGTCATTGAAAGTGTTTTTGATGACATGAGTTGGGCGACACCATCTGGCCGTTCAGAAACGGTAGTTATTCCAGGATCTATTGCATGCACTATGGTTGCCCACTCTCCCAAGTCGGATGTAGGTCAGATGACAAAGACCCCGTGTGATACATCTGCAG AGGTCATTGAAAGTTCTCTTGATGACATGAGAAGGACAACATCTGGTTCAGAAACAGTAGTTACTCCAGGAACTATGACATGCATTGCAGTTACCCACCCTCCCAGGTCAGATGTAGATCAATTGGCAGCAACCACGTGTGATACATCtgcag TGGTCATTGAAAGTGTTTTTGATGACATGAGTTGGGCGACACCATCTGGCCGTTCAGAAACGGTAGTTACTCCAGGATCTATTGCATGCACTATGGTTGCCCACTCTCCCAAGACAGATGTAGGTCAGATGACAAAGACCCCGTGTGATACATCTGCAG AGGTCATTGAAAGTTCTCTTGATGACATGAGAAGGACAACATCTGGTTCAGAAACGGTAGTTACTCCAGGAACTATGACATGCATTGCAGTTACCCACCCTCCCAGGTCAGATGTAGATCAATTGGCAGCAACCACGTGTGATACATCtgcag TGGTCATTGAAAGTGTTTTTGATGACATGAGTTGGGCGACACCATCTGGCCGTTCAGAAACGGTAGTTACTCCAGGATCTATTGCATGCACTATGGTTGCCCACTCTCCCAAGACAGATGTAGGTCAGATGACAAAGACCCC tgtttacataaatattttcatttccattATAGAGGTCATTGAAAGTTCTCTTGATGACATGAGAAGGACAACATCTGGTTCAGAAACGGTAGTTACTCCAGGAACTATGACATGCATTGCAGTTACCCACCCTCCCAGGTCAGATGTATATCAATTGGCAGCAACCACGTGTGATACATCtgcag TGGTCATTGAAAGTGTTTTTGATGACATGAGTTGGGCGACACCATCTGGCCGTTCAGAAACAGTAGTTACTCCAGGATCTATTGCATGCACTATGGTTGCCCACTCTCCAAAGTCAGATGTAGGTCCGATGAAAACGACCATGTGTGATACATCTGATGCTGAATTTTCAAATGACCTGTTGGATTTTTCTTCTGGTAGTGAATATATTCCTGAAGATGATGAATTGGATGAAAGTGACCCAGAAGCCAGTGAATCTTCACcaatagagaaaaaaagaaaacccctGCAATACTCTGAAGGAAAAACGGGGGGAAAAAACCAATGCCAGAAAGAAAGAATCTTAAAAGAACTAGCTGAAAATGATGAAGTAATTAGTGATAGCAATAGTGATATATCAGTGGAGTATCCAGATTTCAGTGCGCTAAATAAGCCATCTTTGCTTCCAGTGCCATTGTTAAATGATGAATTTTCAAGTGCTGATGATTCAAATGTCCCTTTAGAGGATCAAAATATAGATCCTGAGACTGTTGCTTATGATGAAAAGTTTCCAAAGATATATGTTAAACTGGTACGGAAAAGCCAAACAACCAAATTAGGCAAAAAGAAGAAGACTGAAAGAGTGTATGATTCACACTATCCTTGTATTTTCTGTGGCAAGATGCAAACCAATTTTTCGCATCATTTAATGAGTTCTCTTCACATGAATGAAGCAGAAGTACAGGCTATCCCAAAGGTCAACTCCACAATGACGAAAGAAGAAAAGCAAAAAACtgtaaaagaaagaaagacCAAATTTGAACTGCTGCGCCTTCGTGGTATTCACAAACACAACACTAATGTGATAAGTGAAGGGAAAGGTGAAATAATCCTTGCCAGGAGAAGTACAGAGAGGGAGTTTGATCTTAATGCTGTAGGTCCTTGTCCAAGGTGTTTTGCTTGGCATCAATTGAAAAACCTTAAGAGACATCAAAAGTTATGCCCAAAGTATGATGCTGATGAATCATATTCAAGCCAAACCAGTCTcaatatacagagtaaaacgTTAGTGGGACGAATTTCGGACCAGGCTTCAAAACTTGTTGTGACAGAAGTTTTCACTATCATGCAGCCTGACCATGTATCTCAAGTGGCCCAAACGGACCCACTTATCATAAGCCTTGGTAATCAGTTGATGGACCGTAACAGAGGAAACCGTGTAATGAGGAAATATTATACCAGCCAGGGTATGAGACTGTCTGCAAAACTCCTAATTGCTCTGAAGGAAACAACAGGACATGATGAGGATCTTAATTATTTCCTCCAACCTTCTCAATTTGTAAATGTGGCAGAAGCTGCTCTAAAATGTTCAAACCAAGACAGCATCGATGAAGAAGATCTTTCGTCACCAAGCAATGCTATTAAATTAGGGTATGATATAAAATCATTAGCAAGTTCAAAACTAGCCAGTGCTATCATACATGCTGATGAAAAGAGGCAAAAAGAGGCAGAAAATTTTCTGCAATTAATGAAAATGCAGTGGACTGTGAAAGTAACGAAGCTAGCAAGAATGGTTTTACAAGAAAGACAGTATAATAAGCCCAAGTCATTGCCGACACCCGAAGACATTAAGAAAATAACAGAATTTATGAAAACGGAGATCTGCAACCTTGATCTTACTGACATTTCATATGCTAACTACAAAAAAGTTGCTGTGTTGACTTTGGCCAGGATCACACTGTACAATAGAAGAAGGTGCCATGAGGTTCAGGCAATAAG ATTGAAGGCTTACAATCAGAGAAAAACTGGTCAAGACGATGTTCAGGCACAATTGATGAAAGAGCTGACTTCATTCGAAGCACACCTTTTAATGACTCAGGAAGTTGTTGAGATACGAGGAAAG GTTGGAAGATGTGTTCCAGTTATTTTACCTCTGGAAACGCGCCAGGCTTTAAGTTTTATTGCAAGCAAGATAGTCCGAAAGGCATGTTCCATTCCAGTTGAATCTCCATACCTTTTTGGTAGCAAAA CTGGAGGTGTATTTAGGGCGTATGATGCCATATCAACTGTTGCTCAAGAGGCTGGGCTGTCAAGTCCAAGCCTTATTCGTACAAGTAATATGAGGAAATATATGGCCACCATGGTTCAG GCTCTTGATACCAGTGAAGCTGAGAGGAGTTGGATCATACAACACCTAGGGCATAATATGGATGTGCATTTACACCATTACAGACAAACATCTGATGTACTAGAAAGAACAGAAGTAGCAAAGATTTTGTTGATTCAAGATTTTGGAATAGTGCCCCATTATGTGGGAAGAAAACTTTCCGATATTCAGTTGGATG atATCATTTCAACTGGTGAAAGTACATCTGATGTGGGTTCTCAAGTAAAGCCAGCATTTGAACAGCAGCAAGATGATGACAGCGTTATTCCAGAGTACAATGGGAATCCCATGAATAGTGATGATGAAGATGGAT TTTCAAAACCAAAGAAGACAGAAAGAAAGCGGTGGAGCAAGGAAGAGGAGGACGAACTGAAAAAACTATTCAAAGCTAATTTTGAAAAAGACTATTGTCCCAAACAATTGGagatagaaaaaataatgaaaaagagcAGGGAAAAGGGGGGGCTTATCCACTTACGTCCAAGGGACAATATCAAAAAGAAAGTTAGTGGGATGTTGGTCAAAATGAGGAAGAAAAAAGATGGTTGA